From the Trifolium pratense cultivar HEN17-A07 linkage group LG4, ARS_RC_1.1, whole genome shotgun sequence genome, the window AAATCAAGTCACAGCCATTGATGTGCCCATAAATCTCGTAAACAAATACCATCTGCTGTCATATATCAAACTTGAGAAAGAAGGGTGATAGGGACTTGAATGATGAAGTGGGCCTTGACTTTGGCCCAAGCCTAAGGTGTGGAAAGGAAGGGGGAAAGGAATAAAAGGATGCTGACGCGGCTACTTAGTGCATGAACTTCAGGGGATAGTTACTATATAATAGGAAGGAGGGAGAGAGAATAAACTACCTAAGAATTCTGTTAGAAAGAATGGGTCACCATCTTGGTGATTGAGGGAGCCTTTGAGCTTTTGGGGCTGATAGCTATTGTTATCGGTTTGTTATCTTTGTTATTTTACATTCCACCATTGCAGTACTTGTAATTGTTCACAGCTTTCATTAATATAATTGCAATTCTCTTTTCATACTCAATTTTACTCTGTTCTTTGATCTGAAACCCATCAAAGGGGAAGGGTGGTTggctaaaaaaaatgttaaaatggTCTTTGACTTCACTCAATCTAAAGTTTCTTGCTGCTTGCCAACAATTTTTCATAACCAATTATTTCACTTTAGATATAAAGGGTATAACTGTGAATAGTACTATAAAATCCTTAATAGCACAAACATTTAAAAAGAATATCTCCGTCCAAAGTCAAAACTTAACGTGTATTGTTAAAACTCAAACAGAGTAAGGTTTGATTTCTTAACCAACTAATAAAGTtctaaatttataataaattgtaTTGTTGAATGCAAGCCTAAATCAATTGCAGTATGTGAATGTTGAGCGAACAGGCACAATACTCtacaatttttcatttgtttttaaatGTTAGAATAAAACAACAGCTAGAGAATAGTTAAGCAATACCTTCGTTTTGAGACAGATTGTTTCAAAGTCTTCCTGTAAAAATTGACAGAGCATTTAGAATTTAGAATATTATGGTATTAGCGAATTATTACATGCTAAAAAAATACTTGCAGTATGCATAGTTTCAGGCATTTAATCATGCAAATTACAGGAGTCAGGAGACaagcaaataaataagtggCTTTTGAGTCCTGACAAATCTATCTTCAtgaatgtgtgtgcacaaaaaagagaagaaaatttcCACTACAGCAAATCAGTAGCCTATCATGTTAAAagaatcaaaaaaataatttaagcaACCATTACGTACCTATTCAGGACAATTCTAAAAGAGAAATCGTATTTCAGTTGAAGTTTAGAAAGAAAACAATTACCAAAAACAGTTGGCTTTACCAAAAGAATCATATATATCAAATTTCCAACATATAGGCTCCAAAGTTCCCAAGAGAATAATCTGAATATGGGGAAGATATTCTTTCTTATGAACTTCACATGAGTGTATCATATACGctaccaaacatatatttagtTTACTATACTCATAAACCACAGAAGACAAAATAGTCAGTATTAAGTATCTGAAATAAAGAAGCATAAGCATCAGACTTTTAGATTAATAAATGGGTACAATTGAAATGAGAAAAACATCAAAAGTAATTTTTAGACAACATCCTGAACTATTGCAGGAAAACCATTTAAGCATTTATATTAGAGGTGGAATAGATTCTATATCTGACATCACCAAAATAAGCAGTTATAACAAACATACCTCTATGCCTTCATGCAAAGAAGTAATGACCTGAAAGGTTTGATGCATAAAGGGAATTCAGATAACATAATCAGTATGGGCTGAGAGGACCTTTCCTTAAACACTTGAGAAATCATTGCCTTAGTTCTTTTAAGTTAAATTTCACCAAAAGGTAACATGGACTGAAGCACTGTCCATTCATTAAGCCAAAAAGGATTTTGTACGAGGCAATTAGGTATAAAACCATTCATATGTGTTTATCCAACAAATTAAACTATCGAGTTTTGAGATAGTTGGTTCACGACACATAGTTCCCTTAAAAAACACACTTGATACCGACaaatatctttaaaaagtttgaATTTCCTATCTAAATAAATGTTTTTAAGTAACACAGCTAATACCTTGTTCGATTTACTTAATTCACACTAAAATGCAAAGATTGTTGATAGTCAACACTCCCTCCGTCCAAGTTAGGTCAAGCTCgttgtcatttatttatttggctAAAACTCTATCTAACATTCAGAAATATATTTCTAATCTGAAAGCATATATATCAAGAGAACATACCTGAAGAAATAGGCGATGAAGAAAATCTTTTTCGGTGTTGTTAAAACTTGAAAATGCTTTAAAAAATTCctttaaaaatcaaaacagaaacaagcatcaaaacaaaatatagcAACTTTGAAAACTGAATCTAACTACATGTAGAGTTAAGAAGTTAGAATTGAATTTACCTCCTTTGAACATGAAGTTAGTAAAGAACGAAGAGCAAACTTAAAGGACTTGTTGAAAATGGAGAACCTATACCCAAATGCAGTGGAATTTGTTGCATTGGAAGAACCAATTACAGGATTTTTCTCCATTTCAAGTGAAAGaaacaataataatgtagaaaccTGAAAGAGATAGCATAGTAAAATTCAGAAGATTTACCGTTGCAAAAACCTAATTGCAGAGTTAGAGATTTTAAcacaataataatgataattgaACTCGATAGTAAAGCAAATCAGCGAACCACAATAACGAATTGTGAATGTGGCACGCAATTCTTGCAAATCGCGCTGGAATCGCATTAtcgaaaaaaggaaaaaggaaaaCTGGATTACCTGACTGTTATAGCTGCCGGCGACCAACTCCGTCTGTATTTTCCGGCGAGATTTTTGCTTTTCCCGGCAAGTTGAGTTCAGTGCGATTCAAAATGTGCAAAGCGGCaacgtttttattttttaaaaatgggtAGTTCTTCAAAAGGAGATGAATTGGGCTCTAGATAACAAACCTTCTCttctaattttaatttctttttaaataaataataaacttgattttggttcttttattttcgtctaattttaaaaatatagttaaaagaaaataaaagaaccaaaatcaagttactatttttttaaatagaaaaataatatagcAAGAATGTTATAGTGTCGGTAGACAATTACTTCGATTTacctcttgtttttttttttgcagttttTGGTCATAATCCTAACAGATGGATAATTTGGCACCCTATGTGTGAGGATGACTATATTTTGAATGTAGATGAAAATTGTTTGGATGTATCAATTAGAATTGGGTTTGGTGGCATTTTCCAGCGAGGAGATGGTAGAGACATGCGAGAATTTTGTACTATTCAgattctcaaattattatcaaccTTATTTTGTAGGACTATAATACATTTCACTCTTACTTAACTATTATTGCAAATATTCCGAGGATATGATCAAGATGAATTGGGAGATCACTCTCGCTCATTATCTTAGGGAAAGAAATTTTAGAttaaattttcttgttaaatTTGAATCGGCAAAACGATGATAAATTTGTTAGTTGAAAGTCTCCTCCTAAACACGAGATGAGTTCTCGTTACTGATACACTAAGGGGTGCTTCACGCTagagtctatttttttttttttttagctggtaaatatttgttttttgaaaaagGATCCGactatttttgttaaaataaataaattggcagcttctaaaaaataaatcaattacaaaaagaaaagtGTGAGAAGTGATACTTTGttcttaatattaattttttgacaaaataatttaatattaaaaagatGGTCTCCACTTTaagatagaaaataaaatactcaTCTTATAAAAGACAAGGGATACAATAAACAAGTAACCACCGATATATTTGTCTGGTACAATAACatgatgatttttttggtaACATTAAAATAACATCATGATGAATTCATAGTTCATACTTCAAAGGGTAAACATTTTAGGCTCATGAGAAGTAGATTGCTGGCTCCTACAAATAGTTCTTAAAATGGAGCTGTTAATGTTCTATACAGATTTCCATTCCTCTGCTGCTTGGCTTCGGCACACAACTACAAACAACACagttaataaattaaaaatataaaaacattaagggtaaatgatcgtttacccccctgcaaaataagggAATTTTCGTTTTCCCCCctattcagattttttttctgtttacccccttgcaaaaaatagattctgtCATTTACCCCCCTaagtgtacagcaggacatctgactgtgcaaatttgctgacatagcttgtacacatggaaaaaattcattttatatttatttttaaaattccatgtcatttattaatttttttttgtacatgtcatttattaattatttttataaaataattaaggctaaattatatatttggtcttaatttatttattggtttcattttattccattaACTATTTATTCTTACACTTAAGTCCCTTAACTTATCCCCGTCTGTCAAATAAATCATTTTCCATTATATTTTGACAAAACCGTTAATCTTCATCGCTATTATTCATCACATTCAACACCAAACCCATAAACTTATACAAATTCATcacatttacaaaaaaaaaaaaaaaaaaaaaaaccaaaaattttaaaacttcAAACTTCAATGTTTATTCTTTCACCTAATTCAAACCCATAAAATCATCGTAACTGCTGGATTTCATagattctctcaatttttctacaAATTTAAACCCTTGAAATCATTCCTAAAAATTCACAGCCATTAGGTTTTATATACTCCCCCAAATTccccaatttattttttctacccTAAACCCAGAAAATTATCCCAAATTTCCCCATCACCATAATCGATTCAGAATTCTAATCGCAAGAAAATTACCCCAAATTCCTCCATCACATGATTGATTAAGATTCTTTACGTGAAAGAGAAATgggttaaaaaaaatggaagttgtgaagagaaagaagatggGGTTGGAATGGTTAACTAGGAAGCTTCCGAACAATCACTTAGGTAGACTAGAAgaaggagaaaagaaaaagatgaactTGTTAGAAGAAAGAGAGGAACAGGGAACAAAGTCACCGGCCACAtctagtttttaattttttattctggattttttggtttttttttgtatgataGATGTGATGAATTTGTATGAGTTTCTGGGTTTAGTGTTTGAATGTGATGAATACAGTGATGAGTTTTGTCAAAATTTTAACggaaaataatttaattgacGGACGGAGATAAGTTAAGcgaccaaaataaaattaataaataagttaagaccaaatatataatttagctttaattattttataaatttttttaatagatgatgtggaattttaaaaataaatataaatgattttttttccacatATACAAGTCACGTCAGCAGATTTACACAGTCagatgtcctgctgtacacctagGGGGGTAAATGAggaaatctattttttgcaagggggtaaacagaaaaaaaatctgaacaGGGGTGTAAacgaaaatttccttattttgcagggggtaaatgatcatttactgAAACAttaaaatggaaagaaaaaaattgaccaagagatttttttattttttggttctaagaaaaaaaaaatattgtacgacaaaataataaatatttttgataaaaaattattttttaagctagttgataataataataatctataacATGACTAACTAAGTAATTAAggttaagtaaaaaaaaactaagtaaTTAAGGTGACACTTAAATACAATTATTGCATGTatgatacttttttttctttcaccaccagtttaatctggttcggtggtcagttttaactaaaattaattcgattaaaatcaattttttttcatcataaaacaaaacacaatTAAAGAAAGTGAATAAAACAAACATGGTTTTGTCTTTTGAGTCTGGCATTCTCTTCTTCCAAGCTCTTCACTTTTTTCTTCAACTCAAATATATAAGCCTACacgaaattaaaaaaaaaaaaaaatcataaatattaaACAGAGAAAAGAAACAACAACTATATGCAGAGTATGGTactgaatataaaaaaataacaaatataaataaaaatattggaaGCAATGCTTTCCTGCTTTCTTGCTCTTGATCGTGTAGCAGATTCTCTATTCTTCATTATTCTGTTATTTCTTCTTTCTATTGTGTTGCTCAATATATCTTCAACATTTGAGAGCGTACTAGTGTGGTGGTGGCTCTGCTCTAATTGCAAGTTCTTGTGTTCAAGAGGGTCGAAATAAAACTCAGGTAGAGAGTTAAGGTTGATGGAGGAATGAAGAGAAGTTGGTGTCTTTAAGGAGGGAGAAGAAACTGGTGTGTTCATATTGTTGTTTAAGGAAGGGAGGTTGATGTCTTTCCAAACATCTTCCATggttttttgttgatgttttttgGGGTTTGGTGGTGGTGTGTTAAGGAAGGGGTTGAAGATGAAAGTGTTGTTAGTGAGGAACCTTGTTGTAGAGATTCTTGTAATTGCAGAGGTTGATGGGGACAATATTTGCTTTCCAGGCAAAAATGTTACTAGAATAGAGACATGTCAGATTTGAACTCTTATTTTGGTTAGAACGAGAGTACTTGAATTCCCTTGGATTCTCATTCCCTATGGAAGGAATTTCACCAACAAATTTCACGATGTGGTAAATGCCCACCGTTGATTTGAGATCAGATAGtttaaattagtttataattaaagtaaaaaaatgcCAAGAACAAATTGGTTCAAGACTCGGTGATAAGAGTCTCGTTCCTCTTAAGTATATGATTAGAAGTTTGATTCCTAGCTTGGTTGGAAGGGAATAACTCAAGGCAACCTTTAACTTGAATTGTTTCTTCAATAGTTTAAAACCAATGTTAAATTAACATTTATTTAAGTTTTGATTTAGTTAATAGAATAAGAATTATGTTCTAGAAAATTCAATAAGATTAATTactaaaggaaaatgctaaatagtgcccccggggcactgtttaaggaagcaaatatagtaatatgacattgaactttgtgcagtcaacgcctcgaaagtctaaaaagtattattttcaatttaaaaatttccttttttggtttccttaaccagtgccccggaggcaccggttagcataacccATTACTAAACATTGACCTTTTTTTATCTAGTCTAATACTCTAATGACCAGAATTTTacacttaaaattaaataaataaataaataaaaaatctcaagtTTATACTCCGGCCAAACACACCACACCATTTTAAAAGTAATCACCAAAAATTACTAAACATAGTTTTAAAAGTACTTTCACTTGCATAAAGTTCCGATGCGAGTTTTCAAGAAACTAAGTACTTTCACTTGCATGAAGTTAACGGAGAAGAACCAAAAATACATCGATGAGAGTTAACCATAAATGAGAATCAAGTGAACAATTTGATGCAAAAAGTAATAGCATGCTCCATTATGAAGCACAAATAATTGATCATACCACTAACAAAAAAGAATGGATTAAACTAATTACatcaacaataaaataggcGAAGGAGTATGaattatgaaataataaaagacCAGTTAGAATAGAGCAGTACAAGTCTAAAATTGGCAAAATAACAACCTTATACAGCAGTAATCTGGATAGTGCAAGTTTAAATAGGCTCACATCAGACATGAGCAAACTTATGCCTAAGTTagaatagagaaaataaataaataacaaaacaaaaaagcaaaaaataaagaacataaaagtataaatataagttatTCAAAATATGATGTGATCATATTGTACAAAGCAGTTGCAGGACAAGCTCTGTCAGCAGAAATTCCATTCCATTTTTCTCCTTCATTCAGTGAACCAGTAGCTATATCAAACTCATTCATATCAGACCCATAATAATAATCTCACACATAATGCTCCAAAGTTGGTGAGAAGATACCCCAAAGATTATAAAAAGCAGCTGAGGGGAATTCAGGGGAaagcaaaacaaagaaaagggtGGGATTAAAGCAAACGACCCTCCCACAATCAGGGAAGGAACATTGTATCCATTACAAGCAGAAGTAATAACCAGTTATGCTACTAGCTCCATGACAGAGATAATGTAAATGTGCATTTTCTGTGAGCCTGTTTTAACTCATTTGTCTTTGTCTGTTATgtataaaatgacaaaaatgcACTTTTCATCCTCTATTTTTGCTGATTCAAGATTTTAGTTCCCCAATTTCTAAATCCGGAAAATAGTCCCTCCATTTTTAACATCTCTGAAATATTTCGACCATTTAATTTTGgacttatttttattgatgtatCACATTGAATAATAAGCTGACAAGTCACCAGATGAtgtgataatgtttttgtttttggaaaatCTAAAATGTAGACCCTTgacttttaaaatttcaaaatttttcaCCATTgaattttcaacttatttttattgatgtttCATGTTGAATAATAGGCTAACAAGTCACTAAATGATGTGACAATGcatattttttagaatttttcttcttctttctataAGCTAAAagtagattaaaaataaaaaggaaaaagcaAAAATCTGGAAGACATAGACCTACCTcatgaaaaaggaaaataaaaaggaaaagggATGATTTTTACAAggttttacatttttttttttcatttttaaaaataatcttaatgatatggaaaagaaaataagatgATTAACCACATATGCATTGTCACACCACCCTATAACTTGCCAACTCATTTATCAACTTGACACATCAAGAAAAATAAGCCCCAAATTCAATGATggtgaatttttttgaaattttaaaaactgGGTGACTATATTATCGAATTAAAAATGGGGGAGTAAAATTGTGAATCAGTAAAAGTGAAAACCAAGATTGCATTTAAGTCAAAATATTTTCTCTCCATTTCTCAATCACATTATACTATATACCTTGAGAATTCATGCCCCACTTTGTTGTATGAAGAAATTCAGAACATGTTAGATCCCGCTTCCAGCCTCTCTCCAAAGAATATTCTCCACCAAAATTGTTTTAAGGAACATCTCCGCTGCATGTCTAACTTTTTGCAGATGCAGAGTGATCTTGATTTTCATTTCGTTGAATGCCACCATGAACAGTACTACCCTCAGAAGTGGAAATCAGATATTGTCTATTCGAACTTTGTGAAACATCTAGTCCTCCAGTTGTGTTGCTTTTATTTGTTTCCAGAGAAATGCTTTGGATGTTTTCGGCTAGTTGTCCAACAGTTAGAGAACCTGTAACATTAGGGATCTGTGTAGAAGGTGTGATCCAATTCATCCATTCATTCCGCCTCCTTATTTTGCCACCCTATAAATAAAGAGGaacaaattgaaaacaaaagaaattgaaaaggtTAATACACCTCACAAACAAAGTACCAGATAAAATGTCTGCGATTTCAAATTCTTAAAACTAGGAAAATACCTGCACTTCAACAacatttgaagtttgaacaGCATCTAATACAATCTGAATATTGTCCGTCAAAAACTTTACCtgatagacaaaaaaaaacacattcatTATCTAGTGAACAATGCTAATACCCACATTATTACTGATATTATCATTAACATCACCATCATCTATATTCCAAAGATCGTCAATTTAAAAATCCAGGAGAAGAGTCAAATCAAGTGAAAATGAAAAGGATCAAACTAAAGctttatttaaataaagttttgatttttgcaaatgtggtgtgtgtgtgtattttcTCATTAGAATCCTGCATCCACTCATATTTTCTGATTTTAGGGAAGAGTGACATAAAAAAGGAACTACATAGAAGGCCAGCACAAACAAGCAATTTCAACCCAAGCTTTTCAGTATAAGCCAGCTAGAAATAATTTTGTATCATCattattaaactaaaatttaaaagaaaaagaggaacCTGCAAAAAAACTcatatgaaaatatgaaaataatattactaCATATTGAATCAATCATTACCGAATAAACTTAATGAAAATGTATCTAAAGAATATAACAAGAAGCTTCCAGTAAAAGATAGAAGATACCGATCAGATATAAATTAATGCTTCAACAGTAGATTGATTATgtaaagtttttaaaaatattgctcTACATAATCAATGAGTTATAAACAAAACAATGACCCATCTCAAAGAAAATATCAGTTAACCCAAAGGAACTTACTTTTTTGAAACCTGCTATTAAACTTAAAGGAACCCAGCCCTGATCATCCATCTGACTTTTCAAATATGTATCGTTATTTAAATTCTCATTACTGCAAAAAAGACAAGTGGTGGTAAAAGCTCAGCTttgtaaaaacaattaaaaatcaaaaaacaataaaacaaaaatagcaGCAGACCAATGTACAAACATTACCTGAAATAGTAGTTGATCTGGTTGACAATCTTAGTATGCAACTCAGTAATCGGAGGTTGAATAAATATTGCATTAGGTGGTATCGGTGGCGGCACATACGGAACACCACGAAGTGGCTCCATGGGCGGAGGTGGACCATATACCATTGGAGGTGGTATTGGTGGTTCTGTAAATGCAATTAATGTGCATAATCATCAGAGCATGTACATAAAGTATAAACTATAAAATACCATCTTAGTGTTAACACAGCATACCAGGGTATGCATAAGAGCCCCCAAAAGGCGGAAttggtgatggtggtggtgaataGTAATAGTATTGAGCATGAATAGCAGGCATTGGAGGCCTAGGAAACTGTTGAACAAATCTTGGAGACCTATAATGGTCTCTACCATTAAAATTTCTCTGGTGGGCATTCAAGTCCTGATTTCTGCGGTCCTGATCACGCCTGTTCCCATAGTTATTATGGTGAGAACCATCTCCGCGTGGATGTGGACCACCATTCCGATTCCTGAATGAATTCCGGTGTTGCGGTTGATAATTAGGCACAAATCCAGCTCTCGGTGGATGGTCCTCTGGAGCAGAGGTTTGGTTGTGGGACCCTGGTGGGACAGCAACAGAACCTAGAGGCCCAGACATTTGCGGCAAGTGGTATCCATTGGAAGACACATTCGAATTTGAACGCCTATAAGGTCTTTGGTGAGTCGGCCCCGGCACCGCATTGTTGACACTGGCAGTATCGTTAACTTGTGTCTGAGGAGTAGGAAGCATGCTTCCAGTACCCTAAAATCATCACTCAAAACAATGTCATCAATTTCTATCTCcacaaacaaaccaaaaacagaaAACATAAATAGCatgaaagtaaaaataaaaaaatcaaacacattTTGCAATTAACACTAAATAAGTAATAAACTTGATCTTCTAATAACAATCCCCACTAATTCAGTTATATGCAAATAAtatagaaaaaacaaaaacaaaaacaaaaccaatttAGTAACACAGCAACTACAACAAACCCTAAcatgataaataaaataattactaaaattaaatatatactGAAAAAACTAGCAATGTAAATtgtaaactttatttatttttatttaatttatttttacgtAATAAATAAGAAACTAAAACGTGAGCAAAAAAATACCTGCAATTGAGTCGATGTCGATGCATCCAAAGAAGTTTGTACCAATTCAAGAGGCGGCGGCGGTGGTGATCTGGCCGGAGCCTTAGCGGATTCAGATAAAGCAGGCCATGATTCAGCACCCATGACGGAAGCAGCAGCAGCATTGGAGGGTTTACTCCAAACCTGTCTCTTACCAATATCGGCATTGTTTCCACCGGAGATGTTGTCGAGGTCTTCTTCCACCGACAAAG encodes:
- the LOC123882384 gene encoding protein FD-like; translated protein: MEDVWKDINLPSLNNNMNTPVSSPSLKTPTSLHSSINLNSLPEFYFDPLEHKNLQLEQSHHHTSTLSNVEDILSNTIERRNNRIMKNRESATRSRARKQAYIFELKKKVKSLEEENARLKRQNHLCAEAKQQRNGNLYRTLTAPF
- the LOC123882385 gene encoding la-related protein 1B-like; its protein translation is MASSSNHSAAAPFSPPWSQIVASTTPPPSAVAVIDTPVVTSVNTSAIGSLSVEEDLDNISGGNNADIGKRQVWSKPSNAAAASVMGAESWPALSESAKAPARSPPPPPLELVQTSLDASTSTQLQGTGSMLPTPQTQVNDTASVNNAVPGPTHQRPYRRSNSNVSSNGYHLPQMSGPLGSVAVPPGSHNQTSAPEDHPPRAGFVPNYQPQHRNSFRNRNGGPHPRGDGSHHNNYGNRRDQDRRNQDLNAHQRNFNGRDHYRSPRFVQQFPRPPMPAIHAQYYYYSPPPSPIPPFGGSYAYPEPPIPPPMVYGPPPPMEPLRGVPYVPPPIPPNAIFIQPPITELHTKIVNQINYYFSNENLNNDTYLKSQMDDQGWVPLSLIAGFKKVKFLTDNIQIVLDAVQTSNVVEVQGGKIRRRNEWMNWITPSTQIPNVTGSLTVGQLAENIQSISLETNKSNTTGGLDVSQSSNRQYLISTSEGSTVHGGIQRNENQDHSASAKS